Sequence from the Candidatus Izemoplasma sp. genome:
CATACTCTAAATAATCCACCTGACACATGACACTATGCGGAACTTCTTCATGGGTAAGCTGTAAGACTTTTTCACGAATTAACTCACCGACAATAAAACGCTCGGGATGATCCGTTATTTGGTCATCGGGGTAATATTTAGGTCCCTCTTCTAGTTCATTCTCAATATCTTTAATTAACTTATCAACATTGTCTCCTTTTAACGCACTGATTGAAAAGATGCCTTTGAAAGGATAGGCTTTTTTATACTTTTGTACATCATCATGGAGTCTAGGGATATCTTTAATTAAATCAACCTTATTTAATAACAAGAAAACCGGAACATCCACTTGTTTTAATTCATTGATAATATATTCATTTGCCGATTGATAGCCTCTTGAAGCATCAACCATAAACAAAATTAAATCAACGCTTCTCAATGTGTTTAATGCTTCTTTAGTCATGTACTCACCGAGTTTATGATGGGGTTTATGAATGCCGGGTGTATCTATAAATATAATTTGTGATGAGTCAGACGTGTAAATACCCGAAATGTTATTTCGGGTTGTTTGAGGTTTATCACTTGTAATGACAATCTTTTTACCAAGAACCGTATTAACAAATGTTGATTTTCCGACATTTGGTCGTCCAATGATGGTGGCAAAGCCAGATTTGAACACTATAAATCTTCCTTTTGGAAGGCAAATGGTAGCAAATCTTTGTTTTCCAAAGATTGTTTTTTACCATCGGCACTAATGAGATGAACTTTAGCATGAGGTTCCATAAGTTCGCCCATCACTTGACGACAGGCACCACACGGTGAAATAATATCATCTTTATTTGTCGTAATAACTATCTCTTCAATATCTTCCTTGCGAAAACCTTTTGTATAAGCGGTGAATAGCGCTGTTCTTTCAGCACAATTTGTTAGACCGAAAGACGCATTTTCAACATTTACGCCAGTAATAATATCGCCATTCTTTAGTTTTAATGCAGCGGCAACATGTAATTTTGAATATCCTGCATACGCATTCGGTAATACTTTTTTTGCTGCTTCATAGAGTTTATCCATAAGATACCTACCTTCTTATATTTGATTGATTTAAAATGGATTGTGCTAATGTATCCATTTCAGATTCTTCTTCGTTTGTTTGGTGATCATAACCCAAACAGTGTAATAAGCCATGAACGGCTAGGAAACAAAGTTCTCTTTCAAAACTGTGTTCATATTCTAACGCTTGCGCATGGCACTTGTCAATCGATATGATGACATCACCAAGATGATGATTCTCACCATCGGGAAAGCTTAAAACATCGGTCGCATAATCTTTATGACGATAGGTTTTATTCATATCATGAATCGTTTTGTTATCGACTAAAACAATAGATAAAATATCACTCTCTAAATGTAACATGTTAGATGCTTTTTGAAAGACAGGATCTAGAACAGTTAAATAATTTTTCTCATCATAAGAATTTATAATATTTATTCTCATATTTCTCATATTCCTTTAAGACCTTTTGAACGAGTGGATGTCTGATGACATCAATGCGATCGAATTTTACGATTGATATACCAGGAATGTTCTTTAAAAGATTTGTCGCTTGAATCAGTCCCGATTGATCTTTTCTTGGCAAGTCAATTTGAGTAATATCTCCCGTAACAATCATTTTAGACCGAAACCCTAGTCGCGTTAGAAAGAGTTTCATTTGATTAGTTGTTGTGTTTTGTGCTTCATCTAAAATGACATACGCATTTTCTAATGTACGGCCGCGCATATACGCAAGAGGGGCTATTTCAATGACGCCTTTTTCGATTAATTCCTCAGTTTGGGTGGTGCCTAAAACTTCATAAAGTGCATCATATAACGGTCGTAAATATGGGTCGATTTTTTCTTTTAAGTCACCAGGTAAAAACCCTAACTTTTCACCAGCTTCTACCGCTGGTCGTGTTAAAATGATTTTTTTGGTGTCTCCACTGCGTAACTTACTTATAGCTTGAATCACAGCGACATAGGTTTTCCCCGTTCCTGCAGGTCCGATCCCAAAAATTAAATCATCTGTTTCAATTGCTTTTAGGTAAAGTTTTTGATTTATGGTTTTTGCATATATTGGTCGTCCATTCATTGTTTTTGTGATGAGGTGACGATTAATATAGATGTCAATAATCTCTTCTTCATGATGCTCGCCAACCAATTTAGCGATGTAAATTATATCCCGTTCAGCTATTTGGATGTGTTTTTCTGCAATCTTTATTAAGATTTTAAATAATCGTTCAAGTTCATTGATTACAGTTTGGTCTTCTGTATCAACAAAAATAGATTCTCCCTTACTGTAGATATCCGTATCATATAAGGTGTTTAATAATTTCAAATGCACATCATTATGTCCTACTATCATTCGGAATACATCGAGAGAATGAAACTGAACAGCTAATTTATGTAAATTCTTCAAACTATCCATCTCCTATCATGACAATATTATAACACATTTTAGGCGTTAAGCGAAAAAAATAACGGTAAAAAATTACCGTTATTTAACCACGTTTTTGGAGTTTTGAACGTTTTTCTTTACGAATATCGCTTTTTGATTTATAGTACTTTCTTTTACGAACTTCAGCGAGAGTGCCTGAGCGTGACAAATCACGCTTGAAACGCCGCAATGCAGATTCAATTGATTCATTTTCTTTAACTTTTGTCTTAGGCATCTTAGACCCTCCTCTCGTTCGACAATACTATTTTATAATATCAAACTCTGATTTAAAAGTAAAGATTATTTGATTCTAAGGGATGTTCACGATAGTTCCTATTGTATTTCACGACAATATTTAATATAATAGTCATGATACTGGAGGTTGTACTTATGACATTTATGATGTGGAGTCCTTTACATATATTTATGATAATTAGTCCCGTTTTATTGATTATTATCCTTTATCAATTAACGAAAGATAATGGCAAAGAAGAGAATAGACGCGTAGGGATCATTTTATCAACTATTTTAGTTGGTCTACTGGTGTTAAGAAATATAGAGATTTGGATGAATAAGGGATTTAGTTTTCATTATGAACTTGTACCTTTACAAGTGTGTCACTTTGCGAATATTGTACTCCTTTATGCATTTTACAAACGTAATAATACTGCCTTTGCGCTTGCCTTCACTCTTAATTTAATTCCAGCTTATCTATCAGTTGTTTTTGCCAATGGATTAGAAAACTACACAACGATTATAAATTTTAGAGGGTTAGCTTACATTCTAGGTCATATCGGAATCTCTGTGGTTACCATTTGGGCTTACATGGTAGGCTTTATTCAGATGACTTTCAAAACGTATTTAAAAACATTGAGAACAATGTTAGTTCTATTTTTCAGTGGCCTTATAATAAATAATCTATTTAACAGTTTACTCAATCAACCAAGTAATTATTTTTATACACAACATCCCGAGAAAGGAACACCATTAGAGTGGTTTTATGAATTTGGGAGGATGATCTCAATCGGTGCATTTGACATTC
This genomic interval carries:
- the ybeY gene encoding rRNA maturation RNase YbeY — its product is MRINIINSYDEKNYLTVLDPVFQKASNMLHLESDILSIVLVDNKTIHDMNKTYRHKDYATDVLSFPDGENHHLGDVIISIDKCHAQALEYEHSFERELCFLAVHGLLHCLGYDHQTNEEESEMDTLAQSILNQSNIRR
- the era gene encoding GTPase Era → MFKSGFATIIGRPNVGKSTFVNTVLGKKIVITSDKPQTTRNNISGIYTSDSSQIIFIDTPGIHKPHHKLGEYMTKEALNTLRSVDLILFMVDASRGYQSANEYIINELKQVDVPVFLLLNKVDLIKDIPRLHDDVQKYKKAYPFKGIFSISALKGDNVDKLIKDIENELEEGPKYYPDDQITDHPERFIVGELIREKVLQLTHEEVPHSVMCQVDYLEYDEKNPKLLNIHASIIVERESQKGIIIGKNGRMIKRIGSLARKDILHLLGNKVFLDLHVKVVKDWRNKQFHLKNYGYTNET
- a CDS encoding PhoH family protein; this translates as MKNLHKLAVQFHSLDVFRMIVGHNDVHLKLLNTLYDTDIYSKGESIFVDTEDQTVINELERLFKILIKIAEKHIQIAERDIIYIAKLVGEHHEEEIIDIYINRHLITKTMNGRPIYAKTINQKLYLKAIETDDLIFGIGPAGTGKTYVAVIQAISKLRSGDTKKIILTRPAVEAGEKLGFLPGDLKEKIDPYLRPLYDALYEVLGTTQTEELIEKGVIEIAPLAYMRGRTLENAYVILDEAQNTTTNQMKLFLTRLGFRSKMIVTGDITQIDLPRKDQSGLIQATNLLKNIPGISIVKFDRIDVIRHPLVQKVLKEYEKYENKYYKFL
- the rpsU gene encoding 30S ribosomal protein S21, translating into MPKTKVKENESIESALRRFKRDLSRSGTLAEVRKRKYYKSKSDIRKEKRSKLQKRG
- the cdd gene encoding cytidine deaminase produces the protein MDKLYEAAKKVLPNAYAGYSKLHVAAALKLKNGDIITGVNVENASFGLTNCAERTALFTAYTKGFRKEDIEEIVITTNKDDIISPCGACRQVMGELMEPHAKVHLISADGKKQSLENKDLLPFAFQKEDL